From the genome of Azospira restricta, one region includes:
- a CDS encoding zinc-dependent peptidase yields MIGRFVSRLFGKRPPAEIPDAPWQETLARLPFLGWLSADERRRLRDLVARFLDEKEFTTAGGLALDDRMRLSIAVQGCLPILNLGLDWYAGWVGIVVYPAEFVIPRSVVDDDGVVHEYDEVASGEAWGGGPLLISWEDVEMAGEGYNVVIHEFAHKLDMLNGEADGMPPLPPGMSRRAWEETLLDAYDDFCDRVDAAEAAGNETEIDPYAAESPGEFFAVIAECFFESPSLLRGQYPALYAQMASFFRLDPLAPER; encoded by the coding sequence ATGATCGGCCGCTTCGTCTCGCGCCTGTTCGGCAAGCGGCCGCCGGCCGAGATCCCCGACGCGCCGTGGCAGGAAACGCTGGCGCGACTGCCCTTCCTCGGCTGGCTGAGCGCGGACGAACGCCGGCGCCTGCGCGACCTGGTCGCCCGCTTCCTCGACGAGAAGGAATTCACCACCGCCGGCGGCCTCGCGCTCGACGACCGCATGCGCCTGTCGATCGCCGTCCAGGGCTGCCTGCCGATCCTCAACCTCGGCCTCGACTGGTATGCCGGCTGGGTCGGCATCGTCGTCTACCCGGCCGAGTTCGTCATCCCGCGCAGCGTCGTCGACGACGACGGCGTCGTGCACGAGTACGACGAAGTGGCCTCCGGCGAGGCCTGGGGCGGCGGCCCGCTGCTGATCTCGTGGGAGGACGTCGAGATGGCCGGCGAAGGCTACAACGTCGTCATCCACGAGTTCGCGCACAAGCTCGACATGCTGAACGGCGAGGCCGACGGCATGCCGCCGCTGCCGCCCGGCATGTCGCGCCGCGCCTGGGAAGAGACGCTGCTCGACGCCTACGACGACTTCTGCGACCGCGTCGACGCCGCCGAAGCGGCCGGCAACGAGACGGAGATCGACCCCTACGCCGCGGAAAGCCCGGGCGAGTTCTTCGCCGTGATCGCCGAGTGCTTCTTCGAGAGTCCGTCGCTGCTGCGCGGGCAATACCCGGCGCTGTATGCGCAGATGGCGAGTTTCTTCCGCCTCGACCCGCTCGCGCCGGAGCGCTGA
- the ppx gene encoding exopolyphosphatase — translation MGYELIAAVDLGSNSFRLQVGRVLDGQIYPLDAIKEPVRLASGLTADKYLDQASQQRALQALSRFGERLRGFAPEAVRAVATNALRVAKNALAFLPQAEQALGFPIEIIAGREEARLIYLGAIHSLPPAQHKRLVVDIGGGSTEFIIGRRGEPQLMESLFMGCVSYTLRYFPDGKVDRKRFREAVVAAASEIESIAHDYRRYGWREAVGSSGTARAIADLLELNELNPGGVTGLTREGLERLQALLVKAGSAPALNLPGLRADRIPVLPGGIAIMSAVFETLGLERMTYSDGALRLGVLYDLLGRFHHHDMRDATVGQFMRRYQVDARQAERVTRTALEMLVQLAGPPASPEQEADVQFLGWAARLHEIGISVAHNGYHKHGAYILTFADMPGFSKKDQARLALLVFGHRGKLEKITALPAGDANWRLLLALRLAVLLHRSRDGVPVPPFRVREQAGAFVLELQNDWLGAHPLTAVALDDEVRAWSRIGAELRIKQRNLARERADE, via the coding sequence GTGGGGTACGAACTGATAGCGGCGGTTGATCTGGGATCCAACAGTTTCCGGCTGCAGGTCGGGCGGGTCCTGGACGGGCAGATCTACCCGCTCGACGCGATCAAGGAGCCGGTGCGGCTGGCCTCCGGCCTGACCGCCGACAAGTACCTCGACCAGGCCTCGCAGCAACGCGCGCTGCAGGCGCTGTCGCGCTTCGGCGAACGCCTGCGCGGCTTCGCGCCGGAGGCCGTGCGCGCGGTCGCGACCAACGCGCTGCGCGTCGCCAAGAACGCGCTCGCCTTCCTGCCGCAGGCCGAGCAGGCGCTCGGCTTCCCGATCGAGATCATCGCCGGCCGCGAGGAAGCGCGCCTGATCTACCTCGGCGCGATCCACTCGCTGCCGCCGGCGCAGCACAAGCGGCTGGTGGTCGACATCGGCGGCGGTTCGACCGAGTTCATCATCGGCCGCCGCGGCGAGCCGCAGCTGATGGAGTCGCTGTTCATGGGTTGCGTCAGCTACACGCTGCGCTACTTCCCCGACGGCAAGGTGGACAGGAAGCGCTTCCGCGAGGCGGTGGTGGCGGCCGCCAGCGAGATCGAGAGCATCGCCCACGATTACCGCCGGTACGGCTGGCGGGAGGCGGTCGGCTCGTCGGGAACGGCGCGCGCGATCGCCGACCTGCTCGAACTGAACGAGCTCAACCCGGGTGGCGTCACCGGGCTGACGCGGGAGGGGCTGGAGCGCCTGCAGGCGCTGCTGGTCAAGGCCGGCTCGGCGCCGGCGCTGAATCTGCCCGGCCTGCGCGCCGACCGCATCCCGGTGCTGCCGGGCGGCATCGCGATCATGAGCGCGGTCTTCGAGACCCTCGGGCTGGAGCGGATGACCTATTCCGACGGCGCGCTGCGCCTCGGCGTGCTCTACGACCTGCTCGGCCGCTTCCATCACCACGACATGCGCGACGCGACGGTCGGCCAGTTCATGCGGCGCTACCAGGTCGACGCGCGGCAGGCGGAGCGCGTGACGCGCACCGCGCTGGAGATGCTGGTGCAGCTCGCCGGACCACCGGCCTCGCCGGAGCAGGAGGCCGACGTGCAGTTCCTCGGCTGGGCCGCCAGGCTGCACGAGATCGGCATCTCGGTCGCGCACAACGGCTACCACAAGCACGGCGCCTACATCCTGACCTTTGCCGACATGCCCGGTTTCTCGAAGAAGGACCAGGCGCGGCTGGCGCTGCTCGTGTTCGGCCACCGCGGCAAGCTGGAGAAGATCACCGCGCTGCCGGCCGGCGACGCCAACTGGCGGCTGCTGCTGGCGCTGCGCCTGGCCGTGCTGCTGCACCGCTCGCGCGACGGCGTGCCGGTGCCGCCGTTCCGCGTCCGCGAGCAGGCCGGGGCGTTCGTGCTCGAACTGCAGAACGACTGGCTCGGCGCCCACCCGCTGACCGCCGTCGCGCTCGACGACGAGGTGCGCGCCTGGTCGCGCATCGGCGCCGAGCTGCGCATCAAGCAGCGCAATCTCGCGCGCGAGCGGGCGGACGAGTAG
- a CDS encoding response regulator: MAEGQKILVVDDDELMRTMVIESIGDTYRITDVGSGEACLDAAAGDRPEVILLDVEMPGMDGYETCRRLKADFDLAAIPVIFVSAHDEIEARLRGYEAGADDYIVKPLDFRELQAKIFGLLNRLSERAQLREMASYASQTAMTAMSSMSEVGSLLQTLQAFNSCTSYQELTEKTIAGIAAYGLEGAVQVRTPEGPLTRASRGDATPLEASVIGHMSGMERIVQYRNRLSITYPNVSLLISNMPLEDADRCGRLRDHLAVLAESADVRAATLIAEARTHRRGERIAAAVQRITRTLNDIDHEQRHTRVATGMAVQDFTTRLERAYVGLSLTEAQEEFIAGVCSEGIAKILDAQMAESSQQDKMTAIIHELEGMLAL; this comes from the coding sequence ATGGCGGAAGGACAGAAAATCCTGGTCGTCGACGACGACGAACTGATGCGGACGATGGTCATCGAGAGCATCGGCGACACTTACCGGATCACTGACGTCGGCAGCGGCGAGGCTTGCCTGGACGCAGCCGCCGGCGACCGCCCCGAGGTGATCCTGCTCGACGTCGAGATGCCGGGCATGGACGGCTACGAAACCTGCCGCCGGCTGAAGGCCGACTTCGACCTCGCCGCCATTCCCGTCATCTTCGTTTCCGCGCACGACGAGATCGAGGCGCGGCTGCGCGGCTACGAAGCGGGCGCCGACGACTACATCGTCAAGCCGCTCGACTTCCGCGAACTGCAGGCCAAGATCTTCGGCCTGCTGAACCGCCTCAGCGAACGCGCGCAGCTCCGGGAAATGGCCAGCTACGCCAGCCAGACGGCGATGACCGCGATGAGCAGCATGAGCGAGGTCGGCTCGCTGCTGCAGACGCTGCAGGCCTTCAACAGCTGCACCAGCTACCAGGAGCTGACGGAGAAGACGATCGCCGGCATCGCCGCCTACGGCCTCGAAGGCGCGGTGCAGGTGCGCACCCCGGAAGGTCCGCTGACGCGGGCCTCGCGCGGCGACGCCACGCCGCTGGAAGCCTCGGTGATCGGCCACATGTCGGGAATGGAACGCATCGTGCAGTACCGCAACCGCCTGTCGATCACCTACCCGAACGTCTCGCTGCTGATCAGCAACATGCCGCTCGAGGACGCCGACCGCTGCGGCCGCCTGCGCGACCACCTGGCGGTCCTCGCCGAAAGCGCCGACGTGCGCGCGGCGACGCTGATCGCCGAGGCGCGCACACACCGGCGCGGCGAGCGCATCGCCGCCGCCGTGCAGCGCATCACGCGCACGCTCAACGACATCGACCACGAGCAGCGGCATACGCGCGTCGCCACCGGCATGGCGGTGCAGGACTTCACCACGCGGCTGGAGCGCGCCTACGTCGGCCTCTCGCTCACCGAAGCGCAGGAGGAGTTCATCGCCGGCGTCTGCAGCGAAGGCATCGCAAAAATTCTCGACGCGCAGATGGCGGAAAGCAGCCAGCAGGACAAGATGACGGCGATCATCCACGAGCTGGAAGGAATGCTGGCGCTGTAG
- the cfa gene encoding cyclopropane fatty acyl phospholipid synthase — translation MSGSLPPGSSRSTAPAVLAELAAEAGVAFNGDAPWDIQVYDERLYRRILTQGSLGFGEAYMDGQWECLRLDELFARLMRIDADVRIGRWTRLRLLGEILRHGLFNLQSVRRAFQVGAHHYDIGNDVFQAMLDPSMSYSCAYWPNAATLAEAQRAKLDLICRKLELRAGEHLLEIGCGWGGLARHAAQHYSVRVTGITVSREQQAFARERCAGLPVSIELMDYRELSGSFDKAVSVGMFEHVGPKNYDDYFAAVRRALKDDGLFLLHTIGIYTTCKHTDAWIDRHIFPNGKLPSARELAAALEKHFLIEDWHNFGTDYDRTLMAWWENFDRAWPTLQARYDERFYRMWRYYLMCCAGFFRSRQGLLWQVVLSKRQRAEAYRSVR, via the coding sequence TTGAGCGGCAGCCTGCCCCCCGGAAGCAGCCGGAGCACGGCGCCGGCCGTGCTCGCCGAACTGGCCGCCGAGGCCGGCGTCGCCTTCAACGGCGACGCCCCCTGGGATATCCAGGTCTACGACGAGCGCCTTTACCGGCGCATCCTCACGCAGGGGTCGCTCGGCTTCGGCGAGGCCTACATGGACGGCCAGTGGGAATGCCTGCGCCTCGACGAGCTGTTCGCCCGCCTGATGCGCATCGACGCCGACGTCCGCATCGGGCGCTGGACGCGCCTGCGCCTGCTCGGCGAAATCCTGCGCCACGGCCTGTTCAACCTGCAGTCGGTGCGCCGCGCCTTCCAGGTCGGCGCGCACCACTACGATATCGGCAACGACGTCTTCCAGGCGATGCTCGACCCGAGCATGAGCTACTCGTGCGCCTACTGGCCGAACGCCGCGACGCTGGCGGAAGCCCAGCGCGCCAAGCTCGACCTCATCTGCCGCAAGCTCGAGCTGCGCGCCGGCGAACACCTGCTCGAGATCGGCTGCGGCTGGGGCGGGCTGGCCCGCCATGCGGCGCAGCACTACAGCGTACGCGTCACGGGCATCACCGTGTCGCGCGAGCAGCAGGCCTTTGCGCGCGAGCGCTGCGCCGGCCTGCCGGTGAGCATCGAACTGATGGACTATCGCGAGCTCTCGGGCAGCTTCGACAAGGCGGTGTCGGTCGGCATGTTCGAACACGTCGGGCCGAAGAACTACGACGACTACTTCGCGGCGGTCCGTCGCGCGCTGAAAGACGACGGCCTGTTCCTGCTGCACACCATCGGCATCTACACGACCTGCAAGCACACCGACGCCTGGATCGACCGCCACATCTTCCCCAACGGCAAGCTGCCTTCGGCGCGGGAGCTCGCCGCGGCGCTGGAGAAGCATTTCCTGATCGAGGACTGGCACAACTTCGGCACCGACTACGACCGCACGTTGATGGCCTGGTGGGAAAATTTCGACCGCGCCTGGCCGACGCTGCAGGCGCGCTACGACGAGCGCTTCTACCGCATGTGGCGCTACTACCTGATGTGTTGCGCCGGCTTCTTCCGCTCGCGCCAGGGGCTGCTGTGGCAGGTGGTGCTCAGCAAGCGGCAGCGCGCGGAGGCCTACCGCTCGGTGCGCTGA
- a CDS encoding ABC transporter permease produces MLTPATISSELRDGRRVVRLAGHWTLAVLAESLNGLEQQLAELAAAGVDWDLEAVERLDSAGALLIWRGWGRRWPATAAMPAAHRHVLERAASVPHPGPRALAARHDGFTHWLGAITLRAGRHVRDATAMVGQLVLDLFWLCAHPREIPLREFSATVYKSGALALPVTALVGFLIGVVVSYLSSLQLKLFGAEVFIVNIIGMSVIRELGPVLVAVLVAGRSGSAMTAQIGVMRVTEEIDALATMGVSRSLRLVLPKVLALALAMPLLVVWCSAAAIFGGLFAAHLQLDLSWGFFIDTLPRVVPLPNLWIGLAKGFVFGLLIGLIACHFGLRVKPNTESLSTKTTSSVVASITVVILADAVFAIMTRNVGLPL; encoded by the coding sequence ATGCTGACGCCGGCGACGATCTCGAGCGAGCTGCGCGACGGTCGCCGCGTCGTCCGACTTGCCGGCCACTGGACGCTGGCGGTGCTGGCGGAGTCGCTGAACGGCCTCGAGCAGCAGCTGGCCGAACTGGCCGCCGCCGGCGTCGATTGGGATCTCGAGGCGGTCGAGCGTCTCGACAGCGCCGGCGCGCTGCTCATCTGGCGCGGCTGGGGACGCCGCTGGCCGGCAACGGCGGCGATGCCGGCGGCGCACCGCCATGTCCTCGAGCGCGCCGCGTCGGTGCCGCATCCCGGTCCGCGCGCACTGGCGGCGCGCCACGACGGTTTCACGCACTGGCTGGGGGCGATCACGCTGCGCGCCGGGCGGCACGTGCGCGATGCGACGGCGATGGTCGGCCAGCTCGTGCTCGACCTGTTCTGGCTGTGCGCGCATCCGCGCGAGATCCCGCTGCGCGAGTTCTCGGCGACCGTCTACAAGTCCGGCGCGCTGGCGCTGCCGGTGACGGCGCTGGTCGGCTTCCTGATCGGCGTCGTCGTTTCCTACCTGTCGTCGCTGCAGCTGAAGCTGTTCGGCGCCGAGGTGTTCATCGTGAACATCATCGGCATGAGCGTCATCCGCGAGCTTGGCCCGGTGCTGGTGGCGGTGCTGGTCGCCGGCCGCTCCGGTTCGGCGATGACGGCGCAGATCGGCGTCATGCGCGTCACCGAGGAGATCGACGCGCTGGCGACGATGGGCGTCTCCCGCTCGCTGCGCCTGGTGCTGCCGAAGGTGCTGGCGCTGGCGCTGGCGATGCCGCTGCTGGTGGTGTGGTGCTCGGCGGCGGCGATCTTTGGCGGCCTCTTCGCCGCGCACCTGCAGCTCGACCTGTCGTGGGGCTTCTTCATCGACACGCTGCCGCGCGTGGTGCCGCTGCCGAACCTGTGGATCGGCCTCGCCAAGGGCTTCGTCTTTGGCCTGCTGATCGGCCTGATCGCCTGCCATTTCGGCCTGCGCGTGAAACCGAACACGGAGAGCCTGTCGACCAAGACGACCAGTTCGGTGGTCGCCTCGATCACCGTCGTCATCCTCGCCGACGCGGTGTTCGCGATCATGACCCGCAACGTGGGGTTGCCGCTGTGA
- a CDS encoding RelA/SpoT family protein, whose product MVSVVHSVAAQSDLEQSLLTLCEGLTAEESALIHDAAAFAREVYGEHALGSGEGVWSHALGMALILVGLKLDAASRLAALLFAVPTYDEHGLNKIETRFGAAASHLVGGISRLNRLRPITRDFVADAAASPQEMKAQVEVLRKMLLAMVEDIRVVLLRLASRTQTLRYYATTEDDLRVEVARETLELYSPLANRLGVWELKWELEDLSFRFMHPDLYKKIAKQLDEKRIEREQFIADAIARLRAELAAVGIHHAEVYGRPKHIYSIWNKMRKKGVEFSEVYDVRALRVIVDDVKDCYTALGIVHNMWTPIPKEFDDYISNPKGNNYRSLHTAVRCPDGRSLEVQIRTWDMHKHAELGVAAHWRYKEGARKSEDNYDEKIAWLRQLLTWKDEVADSSDWVSHYKQAALDETIYVMTPQGRVVDLPRGATPIDFAYRVHTDLGHRCRGAKVDGALVPLNTALETGQRVEIVSAKEGGPSRDWLNPSLGYLITHRARSKVRAWFSNLALEETLAEGRTIVTKELQRLGQGGVNIDELAEKLGFPKADDLYIAAGRNELGMRQFQVAVRGSEMPAEERTAPEPRRRKAPEVDRGILIVGVDKLLTQLARCCKPAPPDEIHGFVTRGKGVSIHRADCPNFANLAALHPERVIETDWGGAPEGTFPVDIVVDAHDRQGLLRDVSDVFAREKINVIAVNTQSKQGKAHMGFTVEVQNLQQLNRTLGQVHEVEGVVGVRRA is encoded by the coding sequence ATGGTTTCCGTCGTCCATTCGGTCGCCGCCCAGAGCGACCTCGAACAATCCCTGCTCACCCTCTGCGAAGGCCTGACGGCCGAGGAGTCCGCGCTGATCCACGACGCCGCGGCATTCGCCCGCGAGGTCTACGGCGAGCATGCCCTCGGCAGCGGCGAGGGCGTCTGGTCGCATGCGCTCGGCATGGCGCTGATCCTGGTCGGGCTGAAGCTCGACGCCGCCTCGCGGCTGGCGGCGCTGCTCTTCGCGGTGCCTACCTACGACGAGCACGGGCTCAACAAGATCGAGACGCGCTTCGGCGCCGCCGCCTCCCACCTGGTCGGCGGCATCTCGCGGCTGAACCGGCTGCGCCCGATCACCCGCGACTTCGTCGCCGATGCCGCGGCCAGCCCGCAGGAGATGAAGGCGCAGGTCGAGGTGCTGCGCAAGATGCTGCTGGCGATGGTCGAGGACATCCGCGTCGTGCTGCTCAGGCTCGCCTCGCGCACGCAGACGCTGCGCTACTACGCGACGACCGAGGACGACCTGCGCGTCGAGGTCGCACGCGAGACGCTCGAACTCTACTCGCCGCTGGCCAACCGCCTCGGCGTCTGGGAACTGAAGTGGGAGCTGGAGGACCTCTCCTTCCGCTTCATGCATCCCGATCTGTACAAGAAGATCGCCAAGCAGCTCGACGAGAAGCGTATCGAGCGCGAGCAGTTCATCGCCGATGCGATCGCGCGGCTGCGCGCCGAGCTGGCGGCGGTCGGCATCCACCACGCCGAGGTGTATGGGCGGCCGAAGCACATCTACAGCATCTGGAACAAGATGCGCAAGAAGGGCGTCGAGTTCTCCGAGGTCTATGACGTGCGCGCGCTGCGCGTGATCGTGGACGACGTCAAGGACTGCTACACCGCGCTCGGCATCGTGCACAACATGTGGACGCCGATCCCGAAGGAGTTCGACGACTACATCTCCAACCCCAAGGGCAACAACTACCGCTCGCTGCATACCGCGGTGCGCTGCCCGGACGGGCGCAGCCTGGAGGTGCAGATCCGCACCTGGGACATGCACAAGCACGCCGAACTGGGCGTCGCCGCGCATTGGCGCTACAAGGAAGGCGCCCGCAAGAGCGAGGACAACTACGACGAGAAGATCGCCTGGCTGAGGCAGCTGCTGACCTGGAAGGACGAGGTCGCCGACTCCTCGGACTGGGTCAGCCACTACAAGCAGGCGGCGCTCGACGAGACGATCTACGTGATGACGCCGCAGGGGCGCGTCGTCGACCTGCCGCGCGGCGCGACGCCGATCGATTTCGCCTACCGCGTGCATACCGACCTCGGCCACCGCTGCCGCGGCGCCAAGGTTGACGGCGCGCTGGTGCCGCTCAACACGGCGCTGGAAACCGGACAGCGGGTGGAGATCGTGTCGGCGAAGGAGGGCGGGCCGTCGCGCGACTGGCTGAATCCCTCGCTCGGCTACCTGATCACCCACCGCGCGCGCTCCAAGGTGCGCGCCTGGTTCTCCAACCTGGCGCTCGAGGAAACGCTGGCCGAAGGGCGGACGATCGTCACCAAGGAACTGCAGCGGCTGGGCCAGGGCGGCGTGAACATCGACGAGCTCGCCGAGAAGCTCGGCTTTCCCAAGGCCGACGACCTGTACATCGCCGCCGGCCGCAACGAGTTGGGGATGCGCCAGTTCCAGGTCGCGGTGCGCGGCAGCGAGATGCCGGCCGAGGAACGGACGGCGCCCGAGCCGCGCCGCCGCAAGGCGCCCGAGGTCGACCGCGGCATCCTGATCGTTGGCGTCGACAAGCTGCTGACGCAGCTCGCGCGCTGCTGCAAGCCGGCGCCGCCGGACGAGATCCACGGTTTCGTCACGCGCGGCAAGGGCGTCTCGATCCACCGCGCCGACTGCCCGAACTTCGCCAACCTCGCCGCGCTGCATCCGGAACGGGTGATCGAGACCGACTGGGGCGGCGCGCCGGAGGGCACTTTCCCGGTCGACATCGTGGTCGACGCGCACGACCGTCAGGGCCTGCTGCGCGACGTCTCCGACGTGTTCGCCCGCGAGAAGATCAACGTTATCGCAGTCAATACGCAGTCGAAGCAGGGCAAGGCGCACATGGGCTTCACCGTCGAGGTGCAGAACCTGCAGCAGCTGAACCGCACGCTCGGCCAGGTGCACGAGGTCGAAGGCGTCGTCGGCGTCCGGCGCGCCTGA
- a CDS encoding DMT family transporter, whose translation MSARLTHPYLLLTLTTLFWSGNMVLGRAIRGDVPPLTLAFWRWAIALLLVLPLALPHLRGQWPLLRKGWKPVLVLGVLGVGGYNTLAYVALQYTAATNAVLLNSFIPIATIALSWLFLKKRLQRIEGLGVVLSFVGVATIVLRGDPGTLGALALNVGDLWMLGAVLVWAIYTIGLQWRPAGVHPMLMLAAFTTVGVAVLAPAYAWELAQERHINLHWGSFAALLYVGIFPSFLGYVFYNRAVGEVGASKASLFIHLMPVFGTILSAIFLAEVPLWYHYAGIAMIFAGIWLTTALPAKAGRR comes from the coding sequence ATGTCCGCCCGCCTGACCCATCCCTACCTGCTGCTGACGCTGACCACGCTGTTCTGGTCCGGCAACATGGTCCTCGGCCGCGCCATCCGCGGCGACGTGCCGCCGCTGACGCTGGCCTTCTGGCGCTGGGCGATCGCGCTGCTGCTGGTGCTGCCGCTGGCGCTGCCGCACCTGCGCGGGCAGTGGCCGCTCTTGAGGAAGGGCTGGAAGCCGGTGCTGGTCCTCGGCGTGCTCGGCGTCGGCGGCTACAACACGCTGGCCTACGTCGCGCTGCAATACACCGCGGCGACCAACGCGGTGCTGCTCAACTCCTTCATCCCGATCGCCACCATCGCGCTCTCCTGGCTGTTCCTGAAGAAGCGCCTGCAGCGCATCGAAGGCCTCGGCGTCGTCCTCTCCTTCGTCGGCGTCGCCACCATCGTGCTGCGCGGCGATCCGGGCACGCTCGGCGCGCTCGCCCTCAACGTCGGCGACCTGTGGATGCTCGGCGCGGTGCTGGTCTGGGCGATCTACACGATCGGCCTGCAGTGGCGCCCGGCCGGCGTGCACCCGATGCTGATGCTGGCCGCCTTCACCACCGTCGGCGTCGCCGTGCTGGCGCCGGCCTACGCCTGGGAGCTGGCGCAGGAGCGGCACATCAACCTGCACTGGGGCTCGTTCGCCGCGCTGCTCTACGTCGGCATCTTCCCCAGCTTCCTCGGCTACGTCTTCTACAACCGCGCGGTCGGCGAGGTCGGCGCCAGCAAGGCCAGCCTGTTCATCCACCTGATGCCGGTGTTCGGCACGATCCTCTCGGCGATCTTCCTCGCCGAGGTGCCGCTCTGGTACCACTACGCAGGCATCGCGATGATCTTCGCCGGCATCTGGCTGACCACGGCGCTGCCGGCGAAGGCGGGGCGCCGATGA
- the ppk1 gene encoding polyphosphate kinase 1, whose product MNTRPTLLRSRRQRFPADNYLNRELGLLAFNRRVLAQAQNAATPLLERLRFLCIVSSNLDEFFEIRAAGIKEQIKLGSSFRGTDGRTAAEVFRLLADEAHAIVAEQYELLNHEILPKLADEGVRFLRRASWNEAQREWIFDHFMREVMPLLTPIGLDPSHPFPRVLNKSLNFAVELEGKDAFGRSSNAAIVQAPRLLPRVIRLPEELAGCPYGFVFLSSILHAFVGHLFAGMTVKGCYQFRVTRNSDLFVDEEEVKNLRAKIQGELPQRHFGDAVRLEVADDCSPQMQRFLLEQFGLAEDDLYSVSGPVNLVRLMQVPDSVDRPDLKFPGFTPGVPAALAKKPTIFSAIRAGDILLHHPYQSFTPVIEMLETAVTDPKVVAIKMTVYRTGTDSVLMRSLIRAAQAGKEVTVVVELMARFDEEANIGWATKLEEVGAHVVYGVVGYKTHAKMLMIVRREEGKAGSVLRRYVHLGTGNYHPRTARLYTDFGLLTCNEEIGADVNEVFKQLTGLGRAQTLKHLWQAPFSLHANIIAAIDEETQAARAGKRARIIAKMNSLLEPETIDRLYEASQAGVKIDLIVRGVCTLRPGIKGLSENIRVRSVVGRFLEHHRIFHFHAGGKEKVILSSADWMDRNFFRRIELGFPILDKKLKQRVINEGLKVYLADNVQAWDMRPDGSYHKKRRGTRSKPRCAQCELIEALKPGAA is encoded by the coding sequence ATGAACACCCGCCCGACCCTGTTGCGCTCGCGCCGGCAGCGCTTCCCCGCCGACAATTACCTGAACCGCGAACTCGGCCTGCTCGCCTTCAACCGCCGCGTGCTGGCGCAGGCGCAGAACGCCGCGACGCCACTGCTCGAGCGCCTGCGTTTCCTGTGCATCGTCAGCAGCAACCTCGACGAGTTCTTCGAGATCCGCGCCGCCGGCATCAAGGAGCAGATCAAGCTCGGCTCGAGCTTCCGCGGCACCGACGGGCGCACCGCCGCCGAGGTCTTCCGGCTGCTCGCCGACGAGGCGCACGCGATCGTCGCCGAGCAGTACGAACTGCTCAACCACGAGATCCTGCCCAAACTCGCCGACGAGGGCGTCCGCTTCCTGCGCCGGGCCAGCTGGAACGAGGCGCAGCGCGAATGGATCTTCGACCACTTCATGCGCGAGGTGATGCCGCTGTTGACGCCCATCGGCCTCGACCCCTCGCACCCCTTCCCGCGCGTGCTCAACAAGAGCCTCAACTTCGCCGTCGAACTGGAAGGCAAGGACGCCTTCGGGCGCAGCTCGAACGCCGCGATCGTGCAGGCACCACGCCTGCTGCCACGCGTCATCCGCCTGCCCGAGGAGCTCGCCGGCTGCCCCTACGGCTTCGTCTTCCTGTCGTCGATCCTGCACGCCTTCGTCGGCCACCTGTTCGCCGGGATGACGGTCAAGGGCTGCTACCAGTTCCGCGTCACCCGCAACTCCGACCTCTTCGTCGACGAGGAGGAGGTCAAGAACCTGCGCGCCAAGATCCAGGGCGAGCTGCCGCAGCGCCACTTCGGCGACGCGGTCCGGCTGGAGGTCGCCGACGACTGCTCGCCGCAGATGCAGCGCTTCCTGCTCGAGCAGTTCGGGCTGGCCGAGGACGACCTGTACAGCGTCTCCGGCCCGGTCAACCTGGTCCGCCTGATGCAGGTGCCGGACAGCGTCGACCGCCCCGACCTCAAGTTTCCCGGGTTCACGCCGGGGGTGCCGGCGGCGCTCGCTAAGAAGCCGACCATCTTCTCGGCGATCCGCGCCGGCGACATCCTGCTGCACCACCCGTACCAGAGCTTCACGCCGGTGATCGAGATGCTCGAGACGGCGGTCACCGACCCCAAGGTGGTGGCGATCAAGATGACCGTCTACCGCACCGGCACCGACTCGGTGCTGATGCGCTCGCTGATCCGCGCCGCGCAGGCAGGCAAGGAGGTCACCGTCGTCGTCGAGCTGATGGCACGCTTCGACGAGGAGGCGAACATCGGCTGGGCGACCAAGCTCGAGGAGGTCGGCGCCCACGTCGTCTACGGCGTCGTCGGCTACAAGACGCACGCCAAGATGCTGATGATCGTCCGCCGCGAGGAAGGCAAGGCCGGCAGCGTGCTGCGCCGCTACGTACACCTCGGCACCGGCAACTACCATCCGCGCACCGCACGCCTCTACACCGATTTCGGCCTGCTCACCTGCAACGAGGAGATCGGCGCCGACGTGAACGAAGTCTTCAAGCAGCTGACCGGACTCGGCCGCGCGCAGACGCTGAAGCACCTGTGGCAGGCGCCGTTCTCGCTGCACGCCAACATCATCGCCGCAATCGACGAGGAAACGCAGGCGGCGCGCGCCGGCAAGCGCGCGCGCATCATCGCCAAGATGAACTCGCTGCTCGAACCGGAGACGATCGACCGCCTTTACGAAGCCTCGCAGGCCGGGGTGAAGATCGACCTGATCGTGCGCGGCGTGTGCACGCTGCGCCCGGGGATCAAGGGATTGTCAGAGAACATCCGCGTCCGCTCGGTGGTCGGCCGCTTCCTCGAGCACCATCGCATCTTCCACTTCCACGCCGGCGGCAAGGAGAAGGTGATCCTCTCCAGCGCCGACTGGATGGACCGCAACTTCTTCCGCCGCATCGAGCTCGGCTTCCCGATCCTCGACAAGAAGCTGAAGCAGCGGGTGATCAACGAGGGGCTGAAGGTCTATCTCGCCGACAACGTCCAGGCCTGGGACATGCGGCCGGACGGCAGCTACCACAAGAAGCGGCGCGGCACGCGCAGCAAGCCGCGCTGCGCGCAGTGCGAACTGATCGAGGCGCTGAAGCCCGGCGCGGCCTGA